The segment CCTGGGGCGCCAGCGGACGCGCGCAATCGTTGCTGCGCACCGAAGGGCTTACCAAGCTGGTGGTCGATCCCGAAACCGAGCGCGTGCTGGGCGTGGGCATTGTGGGCGTCGGCGCTGGCGAATTGATTGCCGAAGGCGTGCTGGCAATTGAAATGGGCGCCACCGCGCGCGATCTGGCAGACAGCATTCATCCGCATCCCACATTGAGCGAGACCGTGGGTTTTGTGGCGGAGGCGTTTTATGGACTGGCCACCGAGATTTACCGACCCAAACGCGGCTAGCAGCCAGGCGCACGCGCGCTTGGCTTTACGGATCAGGCACATCGCTCGATAATTCACCAAGACAGCGAAAACACGCGTCGCGACACGATTCGACGGGCCGTCTTCCGCACACGACGGCTTGTCGCGAACCGCCTTACAAAAGGTTGACCCGTGAGCATCGACGAAGAAGTACGACCGAAAACGAGCGCGGAGCAGAGCGAGATCATCCGCAGCGGACACGACACCGACCCGGCGGAAACCGCCGAGTGGTTGGAGTCGTTGCAATTTGTGCTCGACGCCAAGGGCCCCGAGCGCGTCAGCTATCTCCTGTCGATGCTCGACGAGGTGGCGTATCGACAAGGGGTCGAGCTGCCATTCACCGCCAACACGCCCTACACCAACACCATTCCCCCTAGCCAGCAACCGATCTATCCGGGCAATCGCGAGATCGAGCGGCGGATCAAGAGCATCATTCGCTGGAACGCAATGGCGATGGTGGTGCGGGCGAATCGCATGAGCCCCGGCATCGGCGGGCATATTTCGACCTATGCCTCCGCCGCTACGCTGTTGGAAGTCGCCTTTAACCACTTCTTCCGTGGTCGCGGCAGCGATGGTTACGCGGGGGACCAAATCTATTTTCAGGGGCACGGGTCGCCGGGGATTTACGCCCGCGCGTTTCTGGAAGGACGCCTGAGCGAGGAGCAGCTAGAGAACTTCCGCCGCGAGCTGGCGCCGGGCGGCGGGTTGTCGTCGTATCCGCACCCCTATTTGATGCCGGGCTTTTGGCAGTTTCCCACGGTGTCGATGGGGCTGGGGCCGATCATGGCCATTTATCAGGCGCGGTTCAACAAGTATCTGCACGACCGCGGATTGAAGGACACCAGCGACGCCAAGGTGTGGGCGTTTTTAGGAGATGGCGAAACCGACGAGCCCGAGACGTTGGGCGCCATCACATTGGCCTCGCGCGAAAAACTCGACAATCTGATCTTTGTGATCAATTGCAATTTGCAGCGACTCGACGGCCCGGTGCGCGGCAACGGCAAGATCATCCAAGAGTTGGAAGCGTTGTTCCGCGGCGCCGGCTGGAACGTGATCAAGGTGATCTGGGGCGACGATTGGGATCCGTTGCTCGCGCGCGACAAGAACGGCATCCTCGTGCAGCGCATGGGGGAAGTGATCGACGGCGAATATCAAAAATACGTCGTCAGCAGCGGTGATTACATCCGCCAGCACTTCTTCGGCGTCGATCCGGCCCTCAAGGCGATGGTGGCGCCGTTGTCGAACGAAAAGATCAAAAAGATGCGCCGCGGCGGGCACGATCCCGAAAAGGTGTACGCCGCCTACAACCTGGCGATGGCCACGGTTGGCAAGCCCACCGTCATCCTGGCCAAGACGATCAAGGGCTACGGCTTGGGTGAAGTCGGAGAAGGGCGCAACGTCACGCATCAGCAAAAGAAGCTGAACGAAGACGAGTTGCGCGAATTTCGCACGCGGTTCGGCATCCCGATTTCCGACGAAGAGGTGGCCGGCGCGCCGTTCTATCGCCCGCCAGAAGATAGCCCCGAGATGCAGTATCTGCACGCGCGGCGCGAGTCGCTGGGCGGCTACGTGCCGAGCCGGCCCATCGAGTTCAAGCCGACAGAACTTCCCAAGCTGGAGGAATACAAGGAGTTCTTGGAGGCCAGTGGCGATCGCGATGCCTCGACCACGATGGCCTTTGTGCGGATGCTCGGCAAACTGCTCAAGGACAAGCGCATCGGCAAGTACATCGTGCCGATCGTGCCCGACGAGTCGCGCACGTTTGGCATGGAGGCGTTGTTCCGGCAGTTTGGCATCTACGCGGCGACGGGACAGTTGTACGAGCCGGTGGACAGCGACCAGTTGTTGTACTATCGCGAAGCCAAGGACGGCCAGATTCTGGAAGAAGGCATCACCGAGGCGGGCTCGATGTCGTCGTTCATCGCGGCGGGCAGCGCCTATGCGACGCACGGCATCAACATGATACCGTTCTTCATCTATTACTCGATGTTCGGCTTTCAAAGGATTGGCGATCTCATCTGGGCGGCCGGCGATCAGCGCACACGCGGCTTTATGCTCGGCGGCACCGCTGGGCGCACCACGCTCAATGGAGAAGGTTTGCAGCACGAAGACGGCCACAGTCCGTTCATCGCGATGGCGTTCCCGCATGTGCGCGTGTACGACCCCGCGTTTTCGTACGAGACGACGACCATCGTGTTCGATGGGCTGGAGGCAATGTACGGCCGCGGCGAGGACGTGATTTATTACATCACGCTGTACAACGAGAGCTACAAGATGCCCGAGATGCCCGCCGGCTCGCGGCGTGGAATTTTGGAAGGGCTGTATCGCTTTTCGTCGCGCGATGCCGGCAAGAAGAAGCCGCGCGTGCAGTTGTTTGGCAGCGGGGCGATCTTGCGCGAGGCGTTGCGAGCGCAGGAACTGCTGGCGACCAAGTTCGACGTGTCGAGCGACGTCTGGAGCGTGACCAGTTACAAGCAATTGCGAACCGGCGCCGAAGCCGCCACGCGCTGGAACTGGTTGCACCCCGGCGAAACGCCGCAGCGCAGCTACCTGGAAGAAACCTTGGCTGGCGTCGAGGGGCCGTTTATCGCGGCTAGCGATTATGTGAAGCAGGTGCCCGAGTCGATCGGCGCCTGGGTGCCGGGGGGCTTGCGCGCGCTAGGGACCGACGGCTTTGGCATGAGCGAAACGCGGTCGAACCTGCGGCGCTATTTCGAGGTCGACGCCGAGTCGATCACCGTGGCGGCGCTGCACGAGCTGGCGCTGCGCGGCAAGTACGACATGGCGGCGGTGGGCCGGGCGATCCGCGAGCTAGGCATCGATCCGGAGCAGGTCGACGCCGCCAAGCTGCGCAGCAGTCGCGAGGCGCCAGACCAGACGCCCGCGCCAAATCATTGAACCACTTTCTTCATTACTCGCAGAGTGAAAACTCATGGCTGAGCAATTTCGCTTGCCCGACCTGGGCGAGAACATCGAATCGGGTGACGTCGTCAGCTTGCTGGTCTCGGAGGGAGACCAGATCAAGGCCGGCCAGAACGTGATCGAAATCGAAACCGACAAGGCGACCGTCGAGGTGCCTTGCCCGCTCGCGGGGCGCGTGGCCAAGATTCTGGTCAAGCCGGGCGACACCGTGCCGGTGCATGGGGTCATCATGGAGGTCGATTCGGCCGGCGCCGCCGCGGCGCCACAGAGCAAGGCGCCAGCGCCTGCCAAGCCCGCCGCGAAACCGAGCAAGCCGCGCGTGGACGAGCCCCAAGTCGAGGACGTCGACGACGAGTCAGAATCCGCCGGCGGCAATGGCCATCATGCCACGCCGAAGCGCGCGGCGCCCAATCCGGCGGCGCAGCGCTCCAGCGCGCCGCCGCCGGCCGCCCGCGCGCCACGCCCCGCCGCGCCCAAAACGCCGGCGCCGAGCGCGCCGGCCGGCGCCAGCGAAGAAGATCCCCAGGCGAATCTGGTGCCCGCTTTGCCGGCCGGACCTTCAACGCGCCGGCTGGCCCGCGAGTTGGGCGTGGACCTGCGCGTGGTGACCGGCACTGGCCCCGAGGGACGCATTTTGCGCGAAGACGTCATTCGCGCGGTCCGCGAGGCCACCACCTCACCGACGCCCGCCAGCAAGCCGCGG is part of the Pirellulales bacterium genome and harbors:
- the aceE gene encoding pyruvate dehydrogenase (acetyl-transferring), homodimeric type, producing MSIDEEVRPKTSAEQSEIIRSGHDTDPAETAEWLESLQFVLDAKGPERVSYLLSMLDEVAYRQGVELPFTANTPYTNTIPPSQQPIYPGNREIERRIKSIIRWNAMAMVVRANRMSPGIGGHISTYASAATLLEVAFNHFFRGRGSDGYAGDQIYFQGHGSPGIYARAFLEGRLSEEQLENFRRELAPGGGLSSYPHPYLMPGFWQFPTVSMGLGPIMAIYQARFNKYLHDRGLKDTSDAKVWAFLGDGETDEPETLGAITLASREKLDNLIFVINCNLQRLDGPVRGNGKIIQELEALFRGAGWNVIKVIWGDDWDPLLARDKNGILVQRMGEVIDGEYQKYVVSSGDYIRQHFFGVDPALKAMVAPLSNEKIKKMRRGGHDPEKVYAAYNLAMATVGKPTVILAKTIKGYGLGEVGEGRNVTHQQKKLNEDELREFRTRFGIPISDEEVAGAPFYRPPEDSPEMQYLHARRESLGGYVPSRPIEFKPTELPKLEEYKEFLEASGDRDASTTMAFVRMLGKLLKDKRIGKYIVPIVPDESRTFGMEALFRQFGIYAATGQLYEPVDSDQLLYYREAKDGQILEEGITEAGSMSSFIAAGSAYATHGINMIPFFIYYSMFGFQRIGDLIWAAGDQRTRGFMLGGTAGRTTLNGEGLQHEDGHSPFIAMAFPHVRVYDPAFSYETTTIVFDGLEAMYGRGEDVIYYITLYNESYKMPEMPAGSRRGILEGLYRFSSRDAGKKKPRVQLFGSGAILREALRAQELLATKFDVSSDVWSVTSYKQLRTGAEAATRWNWLHPGETPQRSYLEETLAGVEGPFIAASDYVKQVPESIGAWVPGGLRALGTDGFGMSETRSNLRRYFEVDAESITVAALHELALRGKYDMAAVGRAIRELGIDPEQVDAAKLRSSREAPDQTPAPNH